The Capsicum annuum cultivar UCD-10X-F1 chromosome 3, UCD10Xv1.1, whole genome shotgun sequence genomic sequence CCTGTCACCTAAATGGACTAACCACCCAACCGGTGATTGGATTTTGCCTGCGAATTCTCGATGTTCTATGAGAACCACTTTGTAAACGTTCAAGGATGGTGTACGTGATTGAATCAGCTGTCAAACCTTGTTCCTTCAATTTTGCATATAAACTAACAGCTTCTGAAGTTCTCCCACTTCTCTCGAGACAGCCAAGTAGGATATTGTAAGTCACTATGTTAGGATAACAGCCAGCTgcaagcatttcatcaaataaccGACGTGCCATCTCAACTTTTTCGGTCTTCCCAAAGCACTCAATGAGAGTGCTGTATGTTACAACATCAGGATTCATGCCCTTTTCCTGCATCTCGATGAATTTCATGTGTGCTTCATCAATGTCACCATTCTTTCCCAGACAATTTATTAAGGAGTTATAGGAGACAATATCAGGTTTACAATTGCTATTCTCAAGTTCTTCAAAAACCTTGAGAGCTTCCTCAACCTCCCCAGCTCTACCAAAGCTAGCGATCAAAATGTTATAAGTAAATATGTCTGGGGAGGGGCCATCCTGTTTCATCCTCTCATAGAGATCATGAAGATGAGAAATTTGCTTTAATTTCCCAAGAGCAGAGAAGACAGTATTATACATGAAGGCATCTGCTTCTACTCCCTTCTCATTCATCTTATTCAGCAAATCAATAGCCTCAGTTACTTTCTTAGCATTGCATAAGCTCTCTAACATGGACAAGTAAGCATCGCGATCTCCTCTATCATGGAAGCTCCACATATTGCAAAACAGTCTATGAGCTTCGCTTGCATGACCTAGTTTACTCAACGTTCTAATAAGATATGTGTAAATTGATTTATTCATGTATCGCTTAGACATTTCCACGACTTCATCAAGTCTTCCAAGTTGCCCTTCAGCCGCCAATACATTTAAAATAATGCTGTAAGTAAATTCATTTGGCCGGCAACTATTCTCCACCATCTTAGAGAACACAAAGATACTCTTATCAACCATGCGTCCCTTGGCAAGAGCTTCGATCATAGTATTATAAGCAATTAAATTTGGTGAAATACCCTTCGAAAGCATTTCCTGAAAGAAAGACAATGATTCACCTGGCTTCCCTAATTTCCCAGTCATTCTAATCAGAATGGTATAAGTATATTCATCAGGTTCACAGTGCCACTTCTTCATGTCCTCGAAAACCTTATGGACCTGATCAACCTGGCAAGTGCTGCACATTAGAATCATTAGCCAAGCAGAACCACATTCATCTTATATTTCAAGACTCCCTCAAGAAGTGGGGTCAAAACACTTCTCTAGCATTTCCAAATGCATGTATACTGTTTGTTAAGTATTTTATCTAGAGACAATGATTACATTTGTCAGATCTCAAAGAAGGACACACTAAACCACCTGTCCATTGCTTCGTGAAAGAAAATGCTACCCTCTGATAAAAAAAGAAAGCTCGTGCCTCGCCAAAAAGAATTGGTTCGCAAAGTAGAGGCCTTTCCCCTAGACGTTGGTAAgatgatttttttagttttttgcaCTAATGACTAATAAAATACCTTCAAAGCAATTTAAAAGACGTTTCTAGTTTTTGCAAACGTATATCCTTGGCCATGGTTAAGTGAAAAATCCTTCTCATAGTTGCACTATCTAGACTATAACCCTTCCTATCCACCTTAACAATATCTTAATTCAGTGTACCTCACAAAACCCAGAAGTAGAAATAAGGGTAAAACACTTCCTTTTTTGAAGAGCCAAAATGCGTGCGTACACGAATGTTTAGAATACTAGAACGAGTTCACCAAGTGTCCCCTTTGTCGGAGCATGATCATTCATACCCAAGGATGCGACTCCAATTTTTCGACTACTAAGCCACCCCTCTGGGGGTCAAGATTATGCACttctttttgaataattattcctttttattttattttttttggtataacCAAGATAGCTTGTTTCCATTGAGGGGGGTCAAGATTATGCACTTCTTTTTGCataattattcctttttattttattttttttggtataacCAAGATAGCTTGTTTCCATTGATTTGGTATACCTAGTTCCACAAAGTTAGTAAGGATTCACATTTCAGATGAAGAAACTtgagatgaaccatctgttgcagaACTAAATGTTATTGTACCACAAATAATTCATTAATTTCAGAAAGTTAAGTTAAAGACTACACCTTATACACCATATGGTTCTTCCCAAAAAGGATCAGTTAATAATGCCGGCGAGCGGCAGAGACAATGTCACACTTCTACAGAAAAAAGGCAATTCAGTTCACTAAAGCCCCCTGGGGAAGGGCCTAACCACAAGGGTCTAATGTACACAATAAGGCTGTCTCCACGACTAATGCCGACCTCTTGGTcccatggcaacaactttactagttacgaGAGACAATCTCATACTACAACTCAGAAACTTTAGATTCCAAGAAACTGAATAAATGTGAAAGCCAATCATAAGGAATGCAAAGATCAAACCTTTTGGTCCCTAACAAGAGCATCAAGAAGTATGTTGTAAGCAAATATATCCAATCTATACCCACGCATCCTCATTTCTTGATATACTTCCAACGCCTTATCGTAATTGCACAATCTAATATAAGCTTGTAAAAGACACTTATAACTATAGCAATTCAACCTCAATTCCCATTTTTGAACCAAACCCAAACACCTCTTTAGCTCATCGCCACCATCCCCTTTGAATTCTCCATCTCCAAATATCCCAATGAGAAGATTAACAGTCGATATATTCCCTTTAATACCAAACTTTTCCATTTCATCAACAATCTCACGTACACAATCGAGCCGGTTAGGTATACAGGATTTGGAAATAATGAGAAGGATACGGTTGTAAGTGAAGCAATCATGACGGAATTTAGGGATTTCGGAAGGGCAAAATCGGAAAAAGCGAAGAGAGAGGGTTGGAGATTTTAGCGATTTGAGAATTTCGGAAGCTTCAGAAGGAGTTAGGGTTAGTGTAAGTGTATCAAGGTAATCGGATAAGTCAAGGAAAGGATCGGAAGAAGCTGAAGGAGGTGATTTGAGAATTTGGGAGATTTTACAGATTAGGTCACGGCGAGGAAGAGCGTAGCCTCGGGAATCGGTTTGGAGTGAAGGGGCGTCAACTTCGACGGCGAATGAACGGCCGTTTTCGGCTTCTACCACCACTCTTCCGCTGTATTTGGTGGCGAAGTGACGGAGCTGTTGCCGGGATGTTAGCCGGAGACGGTGATAGGGATGCCGGAGTTTCATGCAGTTCTTCATATGCTGTGTGGAGTTGGATTTACGGAACCCAGCATCAGTGTTATAGGCTATTCAACGAGAGGCCCATTTCTTATTGGGCTGAGGCCCATTCAATCGACATAGCCTGTACATTGTGTAACAAACATTTCTCTGAACTATAGTTGATAGTTTCAAATTGGACCTTAGTTTGGTTGTTTTCGTCACCGGAGGATTCACTTGTGTTTGGAAACTATTGAGAGTTTGTCTGAAACAAGGAAAAATGTGttaattattttaggaatgtTATTAATGGAGCATGGAATTAAGAACAATTTTCTTATGTAACAAACTAAAATACGCTATAAATTTGTTTTTTCTATACAATGCAAGCCTTCAGGCTACACTTTGCTAAACCTAATCATTGGCtacaaatatatgactatcaaatgaCATTCCAAACTTTGTGTCTTTCTGCATATGTTAAAAAGCTTACCAGTATTGGATATCCACATCAAGTAATTTAATCTTAATGGTTAAAGTTTAAAGAAAATACATTATTCAGTCATGGTTAAGagataaatatatatgcagaagATACACATTCACTAGTTTGGTATAAACACCAAGATATCAAACGCCTCCAATTTATAGATGCCACCAAAATAAGGTAATAAGCTTTAGACCATTCGTCCATGTTAATATACAGTGGTACTCTCTGCAAAATGACAACTCTGCACGAAAAATACAAGCACAGCCTAGAAAATATACAGTACTGTGAATACTGCATCACCATATACACAAAAAAATCTTGCTACAACCCATCTCAGTGTTTTCTGAACACAATGTTTATCATCTCTTTCAAATTCCTGCAGGCCACAATTTCAGTGTCTCCGAGATCTAAAGATGACAATGATGTTTTAGCTGATTTGGGAATTATACATTTCTTATATCCCAGCTTTGCCACTGTATTTATCCTTTTGTCCATTCTTGGTACCTACAAAATTTTGCAGAGGGAACCAAACAGAGGTCTATTAGAACAGGGGGAAGAGGAAAAGAACGTGTCTTGCGCAAGGTGGGTAAGTATGGATAAGCATATGATCTCCACCTAGAAACCATAAAATGTTTTTACTCAAAACCAAATTGACTGTTTGATGCAAGGAACATATTAATGACTACTCATTAGCATCAGTGTCTTTCGCCAGCcccaacattaaaataatacGAAAGGTTAGATAGGATGCATGAactatgatatttattttttataaataataatcgACGAAATGGAAGACCATAAAAGTAGACACATGAACCCAGAAAAATAGGGTAATATGGGAGAGCTAATATGAGTTCGAGCAGAAACTAACAATTATAGTCTGAATAATATTTctgcctttttaaaaaaaaaaaaattgatatcaacTTGCTTATTCAAGTGTGAGGATGTTATTTGAGCTCAATGCATTTTATGAGGTCCACATACCATCCGCTAATTTGAAAAAGCCATGTTATCGGGGTGCGAAGTCCAGAAATTTCACACAcagacagaaaaaaaaaaaaaaaaactgagaaGTCTAAGTATACATACTGTACGAATTTCACCGCCAAGGCCGATTTCCCCAATGAATGCAATGCCCATAGGAAGAGGAAATTCCAAAAAACTGAAAAGGACACGAAACACATGCTTACAAACATCTACATAGTACTTGACAAGAAATATTAAAGttattacaagaaaaacaattgCAGAAATTCACGAGTCTATTTCACTCTCAAGTTTGATATCATCACCCTTGTGGCATAAAAGAAGATTCCAATTCATGTTAAAAGAAGAACCTAAAGTTGACTCTTTAAAACCAGCATTATTAGCAACTGTAGCAAATCCATACATAACTTCCTCCTGTCTTTTACATAGTTAGATATTAATGTTCAGAAAACATCCATCTATTATCAGGTATTCATTCCTTCGCAATTAATTCTAAACCATTTAGCTCAGCACAGAATTTAAGCTGTCTTATTTGACTTCTATGTCAAGCAAGAAGTAAAACAAATTAATACTTTGAAAGTTAGTTACTGGGAAAAAACCACATCAAATTATATGTTTGATTAATTGAAAGAATTTGACTTCCtaaaaaaatgtgaaagttgtataaaataatataatacgaACTGAAAGAAaagtacgctggtggttaacttTGTGCAGACAGATGACTAGTATATATGAAAGAATACCTGCTGCAAATTGCTGCTGCTACAGCAAGATCACCAGCAGTCTCTGACAAGTGAACACCACTGACAACATTGAGAAAAACACCCTATAATCAAATGGAACAGAAACTACATCAAAGATCTAAAGAATAAAGCAGACTGTAATAGAAAACAGAAAGCAGACACTGAGAAACCAAATAAATATAGAGGAGGACCAAATTAAAGAATATTGGATAAGACATCCTGGGGAGAAATCTGTCGATGCAAAAGGTAATACATTACATTAAAAACTGCCAAATGTTTTAATATATGTTAATGGTGCTCATAATAGCCTTGTCTTTTTTAAGTTGGAACTATAATCCACACAATCTGAAAGTCATATGAAGCACATAGAGGAGGAGACGTAGAAGGAAGAAAGTATTGGGGAAATTTTCATTAGAATCATTACATTCTCTTGTAGCTTGAGACCAGCTTGCTTTATCAGAACCTGTATACAATAGTGAAAAAACCAGTTAATTTGCATCTTCAGCATATCTGATCCCAAAAAAGCAACCCATGGCTTATGAATCATTTAGTTtcaggaaaagaaaaaggaaatatcaATGATTTTCAAGAATTGGCATGTGAGCCACAAGTTTCAGCACATGTAATTTCCTTATCGAATTCCTTTACGAGCTCATGTAAGCTTTGAAGGATATCACTCACTGAAATTATCATCTCAGCTCTGCCAGCTTGAACACCGTTTACTTGTCTTGAGACAGATGAACCAGCGACACACAATGCCTACATGGATATAGAAATTTATCCAAAtgataaaagaatgagaaaatgTTGCATTAGAAGAGCAGATTCATGTGGTGACTGGGAAGACATTTAGGTTGCTAAAAAACAATAAAGCTGCTTAAATCATAAGCTCTCCCTTCCCCTCATCGCACATCGGTATGCCTGTGCAGTTGTCATAgcttttggagaaaaataaagagaagatgtTGCACAAGGAATTATCACTACACAATTTTCGTTTCCAGGACCTAATAATTCTAGCTACATTGTCACTTTAAACCTGATGTTTGTCATAGAAATCCCCCCATATCTTAGTTATAGCACATGGAAAAATAGCATGGTAGACTTTATCAACTCACAGGTAGAATAATCTCCAACAGGGGAGACCCCTCCCTTTCTGTTTTTGCATAAAGAGACCTTCCATTCTGTAATGACCAGCACTGGCTTACTGGTTGGCAGCTTACATCAAGATATGCCCAAAAACAATGATTGCATTAAGACATACCTGAATTTCAATAAGAAAGGCTCGAGATCCATCCATAATTACAGTAAAAGCTAATCCAGCCAGAAACTCAGAATCCGACTGCTGCTCACTTAGAAACATCTCACTTGGGTTTGAAACAGCCTGTAAACCTGATTGTGACATTTCAAACACTCCAAGCTGCAATCAAAAGACATTTAAGTTATCTGGTTGTACCAATTTGCAACACTAACAAACAAATCAAAGATTTAGCTAATCATAACGGATGGTCAAAACCTTTCATTATGATGTCCTACAGATAATAATAACTAGTCCTGAGATGAGACTCCTACGGAACTAGCATAATCCAGACTAAAGGGTTTGAATGATTTTTACCCTATATTATCTAAATTTGTCCTTAAAATTACCTTTTGGCAAATCTTTAACCAACATCGGCAAGGGATGAGGCTAAAGTTAAAGTTAAAGTTGCTAATAGAATAACGAAATAACTAGTTCCAGGAAACATGAAAGGgctaaattaatgaaatatgttCTTTTTACACATCTCAATAAGAATATGCTGACCAGATAAGAAAGATCATATTTGTAATCACCAGTAGCACAATATCATGAAATGAAACCGAAAAATTAGACTACAAATGAAAACGAGCTTGTTTCTGGAAAGAGCAGAATATATACCTCATCTGTGCATCCAAATCGATTCTTCACTGAACGAAGTAAACGATGAGATGAATACTTCTCTCCCTACAATTTTTAATGTGTGAACCGACTATTGATGAGAAACCGATATGGCATAATCAAAACGAAGATAAGAACCTCCTAAAGGAAGGAAAAATGTTCAACAGAGAACGCTTAGTGGGGTCTTGCAAGAACTAGACTCCAACACATTAGATTCCAGCATGCAACCAAAAGAAAATATGCACAAacacaatgaaattattatatctAATAAGTAAAAAAGGGCATGCAGATGAGTGAAAGAAGCCATACAAATGATATGGGATAATGCCCAAATGTTCATGGGCTCTCAATAAATTAACCAAGCACAGACAAAAAGTGTTACACTTCATCACTAAAAACAAACATGCACTTCACCATACAGTATCTCTAGCATGACCATAATGGTGTTTCAACTTCAGTGTCAAAAGCCATATCAAAACCCTCTTTCTGCAAAGTACAAATAACAGCAAAGTAGGAGAAGATACTGCTCAAATCTGAAATTTAGAAGGTACCAACTTCCATATAAAGAACAACATCAACTATGTGTTCCAAGACGCGAGGACCAGCTATTTCACCAGATTTAGTCACATGTCCAATCTGAAAATTTCCCAAGTTTAATATCAGACCAAAAGATAAATAACTGCCAAAGACAAGGAAGAAAAGTTCTCTAAAACCAGAAAAAAAATTCTGACTGCCGACAGCATATCATCGGGTCAGAAAATGAATTCCAGTTGATCATAGGTTCGTAAACAACAAAAATTTAGCcatcaaaggaaaaaaaaaaactatatccTCTGATTAAGGAAAATCGAAATGATACCTCTCAAATAAAGGTGAAACTCCTCTTATTATTTTTACCTCCGtcataaaaaatactatacaaaaatgttgaaataatttaatttacttTTTCCGAAGGAGGAGAGGACGAGAGGGTGATTTAAGAAAGCCACCTAAAGTGACAAAAAGACAAACAACCTTAAATTAAGCTACAGCAATAAATATCATCAACCAGACGTCTTAAGTTAAAGCTCGGAATTCAATAGTCTCCCTCACCAGAAACACAGGGATATTGGTCTTCTTGGCAAACCGCAACAATGCTTCTGTGCATTCTTTTACCTGTCATGAATGAGTCCAGTATTAAGTCAGATGACTCAACACCATAGTGAGAAGCAACTTAATGGTTGTCtatctcattattttataaaatagacTAACAAAGCTTTATCAAGACATCCTTAAGAGGCAGATTCCTTTCTGAAACTTCTGTTAGCACAAGTGCACAACTGCCTAGAGACAACAGATTTATTTATAGAAAGCTCCATCACATGATGGCTTTCAATAACCAATGAATCTAGGGCAACCCTTCCCATTCAAATAGATAAAAAGCTTGGATGAACTCTCAGCAAAACTCTTATTATTACAAAATATAGCACAAAACAGAGAACCTGTGATAGACCTCCTGCACTTCCAGTTACTCCTCTCAGATAAACTGTCTGGATGGAATCAATTACCAAAGCTCGCAGTGAAAGAGTTTGGGCCTTTTCCAGAATATCCTGAAGAAAGACAGCAACATGGAATACAACATAAACATATCAGAGATATGCACCATAAGCATCTGCTAAGCATTTATCTCGTTCTGCAACTTCAAGTAATCTAGGTTATTTGTTGAACAAATATGCAAATGACCTAGCCTTTGCAAGAGAAATGAAGCACACAAACTAATATAACGCTATCTTTATCATTGACATAGTTAAACAGcctgcaaggtaaggctgcgtacgatacacccttgtggtggggcccttccccggacaccgcgcatagcggtagctttagtgcaccgggctgcccttttttacaGTTAAACGGCCTATATCTCATTAAGTGATCCTTTCTTCATCTGCAGCGTTTACACATTATTAGGAAAGATTATGCACTGTTTTAGAGCAAAatctattttcaagaaaatactgTTTTATCAACTTGGAAAACCTCATGCTTTTTCATCTTTAGAGCAGAACTTATATTCCAACTTGTAATGCTTCAAAGGACAATCAGCGAGAAGGCCTCACATGGTCATACCTCATGTTATAATCAATCATGAAAACATAAGCCAAGAGGAAACATTATGCAACATTTAAACTCAAACCTATTTTTCTGAGACTCTGTTTTCACAAATCAGCTTTATTTTCATTGGATTAATAACCTCTCACAATTTTTTAAAGATAAGAGTCCTTCATAAGGAAATCATAACCAGTTGTACTGACTAATTCTAGTCATAGTTGGCCCCCACAAGCCAATTTAAGATTATTAGTCAAAAACGAACAACTACTTAAAAAGGTCAATcataccacaaaaaaaaaaaaaaattgaagttcgTAAGCATTGAATGATATCAAAGAGTTAACCTCAATATCTGTACTTGCATACAAGAATATTTCATCTGTCCCGATTCTCATCCGATCAGCTCTGTTCCCAATTTGCTCAACACTCTGCCATGAAGATGACTCAAGACAGTAATACCAACATTTTCCATGAGTACAAAATTGCATACAAGGAAAAGACTTATTTAAACAAGAAAGCTAGGATATAAATTTCGAAAATTTACAAGCCAGCAATGTTTTATACAAATTTTGTTTCCATGCATTACAAAGGCCAAAACACAAGTATCTGCACTCAAAAAGAGTGTGCTCCTTCAAATTTGCTAAACTTGAAACCATATATCTATACATTAAGAAACATTATTAATATGTCACTTATCAAAAAGAGAATCTGTTACTATACAGTAATATTTTGCGTTGGTTTACGTTTTGCCAATGGCAGGAATAGAAAAAGGTTCTACGTTGGAATATTTCTGCATTCATGGCCTAGGTCGAATTTCAGTTAAACAGATGCAACATATCAAAAACTTAAGGAAGAATAATGGCACTGCCCAATTAGGAATGATAAACACCCACCTCTTCACCAGACACATAGAGAACTGGTGCTGGTCCCCCCATATCACACCCCTCTGCAACTATGGCTGCAATCTTGCAATAGAAAGTAAGATAGTTAAAGTGATTGGAGAATAATAAGAAACTCCAAATAATATACCTAAAACCATAACTTACGTCGCATGCAGCATCATACCTGTAACAGTAACGTGCTCTTACCAACACCTGGGTCACCGCCAACTAAAACTAAGCAACCTGCAacatagaaaaaggaaaaaaaaaaaagtggtcaATGTTGAGAAGGTAGGGACCAAATCACATGTTAAAAAAGAGGTAGAGATCACATAGCTCTCAATAAGTCAAAGCAAAATGCTCCAAGAAAGCAATGAGAACATTTACATAGTAAGAATAGGAGACTAAGACAACCTAGAGAGTGACTGTACATTTAGCAGCAAATATTTATCTGCAAGCACAAATTTAACTTGGTTGATGCTCCTAATTCATCTGCTGCACAGTTTAAGCATAGCCACAACAACTACAGGTAAAATAAAATTACAGAATGCAATAATTTCTGGaagctttcattttttttttatttgcaggTGGATAACTTAGTCGTTATATAGAATACACTCGGGCTTCTAGCAAACTTGCAAGGTTAAAACAAACACTGTAGTAACCAGATTTCATTAATAACAGACTAGCAAACCAGCTACATTACTTTAGTCATTATTGGAAATCTTTACAGAATTGTATGGATACTTGGGTCCTAAGTtgtgcggactcttcacttttgacgcCGCACCCGtgttggattcttcaaaaatacactacttttggcgaatccgacacgcacccgctaacatttttgaagagtccgagcaacatagcttgGATCCCATACATACGTGTCTCGTTAATAAGAATGCAAGACAAAATGAATAAGGCAGTACCTGGCACAAGACCACCACCAAGTACTCTTCCCATTTCAGCTCCAAAAAGGCCAGACCTATAGCAAGACCATTAGTTTGGAGCGTTCACTGACATCTACCAAGGATCTCcctatatcatatatcaaactTGAATGGCCTAAAAAACTCATCTAAGGATATGAACTTGAGAAAGCTGAACCAGCATTCATTTTTCACATTATTAAGTTCAAAGTTTACGACTGTCCACCTGGTCTTAGACAGTCAAAATTTCACAAATCGAATCATCGGTGGTTCAATAAACTAGAAAACCAAAATCTTGACATAATATGCATAATACCTAGACAAGCACAAATCCAAGTGGGGTACAAAACAGTCACTTCACTTACAGAGGGATTCGCCAATTGGATTGATTGATCCCTTTATTCACATCCGTCAATTTGGTCGGCATAGCTCTAACACTCTGATGAGGCAACCACGACCTCGTCACATTCTCGGAAACCTCAAAACCACTCACAGGACGCTCCACCCCTTCCGAAAATCTCTTCATAGTATTAATCCCATTACACTGCTTACAAATCCCCCACCACTGTCCATCGTCATACCCACAATCAGAACACACCCATACTGTTTTAGTCTTCCCTTTCCCCTTCTTCTTATTCCCATTCCCTATAACTTCATAAACCCTACCTTTTGAAACATTGGAGTAATTCGTAGTCGATTTAGACGGAACATTTTCACCGTTAGGGTTTTCTCTAACAGCTGGAGGAGCGGCCCAGCCTTGTACGGCGACGTCGGTGGAGTCGTTAGGAAAATGGTGTCGGGAAGTGAAGTGGAACTGACGTAAATGGCAGATAATGGTGTAACGGAGATGTGAAAGGGGGGTTTTAGGAGGGAGATTGAGCAAGTGTTTATGGAAATGGAGGGTTCTTAGTGCTTGCATGTTTGGTAGTATAACTTTTAATTGCATTTACAGAGAAAAATGGAGGGGTCGAGGGGGCTTTTATAGGCGCAAATTTTGAACTGAGCGCTCCCACTCACTGATAAACGAAACTCGGCCCGTCCTTTTATAGTTCAATGCACCATAAAAGCCATCACATTTCTGGTCCAACTAAAGATATCTTTAGACTTCAAtagcaattaaaaaaaaaattaatattaaatctAAACCATTTTTTTGAATGAATTCTAAGAAAccatttttcttcaaaacaaaaaaaattcattgtCCAAACTATACATAAGGAACATTAGAAGtagcatcaattttttttttaaaatgtacgTATCTTTCTATTTCACAAAAAGCACCACTAAAGAAGA encodes the following:
- the LOC107861778 gene encoding DNA repair protein RadA isoform X1, with the translated sequence MQLKVILPNMQALRTLHFHKHLLNLPPKTPLSHLRYTIICHLRQFHFTSRHHFPNDSTDVAVQGWAAPPAVRENPNGENVPSKSTTNYSNVSKGRVYEVIGNGNKKKGKGKTKTVWVCSDCGYDDGQWWGICKQCNGINTMKRFSEGVERPVSGFEVSENVTRSWLPHQSVRAMPTKLTDVNKGINQSNWRIPLSGLFGAEMGRVLGGGLVPGCLVLVGGDPGVGKSTLLLQIAAIVAEGCDMGGPAPVLYVSGEESVEQIGNRADRMRIGTDEIFLYASTDIEDILEKAQTLSLRALVIDSIQTVYLRGVTGSAGGLSQVKECTEALLRFAKKTNIPVFLIGHVTKSGEIAGPRVLEHIVDVVLYMEGEKYSSHRLLRSVKNRFGCTDELGVFEMSQSGLQAVSNPSEMFLSEQQSDSEFLAGLAFTVIMDGSRAFLIEIQNGRSLYAKTEREGSPLLEIILPALCVAGSSVSRQVNGVQAGRAEMIISVLIKQAGLKLQENGVFLNVVSGVHLSETAGDLAVAAAICSSFLEFPLPMGIAFIGEIGLGGEIRTVPRMDKRINTVAKLGYKKCIIPKSAKTSLSSLDLGDTEIVACRNLKEMINIVFRKH
- the LOC107861780 gene encoding pentatricopeptide repeat-containing protein At1g51965, mitochondrial, whose translation is MKNCMKLRHPYHRLRLTSRQQLRHFATKYSGRVVVEAENGRSFAVEVDAPSLQTDSRGYALPRRDLICKISQILKSPPSASSDPFLDLSDYLDTLTLTLTPSEASEILKSLKSPTLSLRFFRFCPSEIPKFRHDCFTYNRILLIISKSCIPNRLDCVREIVDEMEKFGIKGNISTVNLLIGIFGDGEFKGDGGDELKRCLGLVQKWELRLNCYSYKCLLQAYIRLCNYDKALEVYQEMRMRGYRLDIFAYNILLDALVRDQKVDQVHKVFEDMKKWHCEPDEYTYTILIRMTGKLGKPGESLSFFQEMLSKGISPNLIAYNTMIEALAKGRMVDKSIFVFSKMVENSCRPNEFTYSIILNVLAAEGQLGRLDEVVEMSKRYMNKSIYTYLIRTLSKLGHASEAHRLFCNMWSFHDRGDRDAYLSMLESLCNAKKVTEAIDLLNKMNEKGVEADAFMYNTVFSALGKLKQISHLHDLYERMKQDGPSPDIFTYNILIASFGRAGEVEEALKVFEELENSNCKPDIVSYNSLINCLGKNGDIDEAHMKFIEMQEKGMNPDVVTYSTLIECFGKTEKVEMARRLFDEMLAAGCYPNIVTYNILLGCLERSGRTSEAVSLYAKLKEQGLTADSITYTILERLQSGSHRTSRIRRQNPITGWVVSPFR
- the LOC107861778 gene encoding DNA repair protein RadA isoform X2; translation: MQLKVILPNMQALRTLHFHKHLLNLPPKTPLSHLRYTIICHLRQFHFTSRHHFPNDSTDVAVQGWAAPPAVRENPNGENVPSKSTTNYSNVSKGRVYEVIGNGNKKKGKGKTKTVWVCSDCGYDDGQWWGICKQCNGINTMKRFSEGVERPVSGFEVSENVTRSWLPHQSVRAMPTKLTDVNKGINQSNWRIPLSGLFGAEMGRVLGGGLVPGCLVLVGGDPGVGKSTLLLQIAAIVAEGCDMGGPAPVLYVSGEESVEQIGNRADRMRIGTDEIFLYASTDIEDILEKAQTLSLRALVIDSIQTVYLRGVTGSAGGLSQVKECTEALLRFAKKTNIPVFLIGHVTKSGEIAGPRVLEHIVDVVLYMEGEKYSSHRLLRSVKNRFGCTDELGVFEMSQSGLQAVSNPSEMFLSEQQSDSEFLAGLAFTVIMDGSRAFLIEIQALCVAGSSVSRQVNGVQAGRAEMIISVLIKQAGLKLQENGVFLNVVSGVHLSETAGDLAVAAAICSSFLEFPLPMGIAFIGEIGLGGEIRTVPRMDKRINTVAKLGYKKCIIPKSAKTSLSSLDLGDTEIVACRNLKEMINIVFRKH